A DNA window from Streptomyces sp. 71268 contains the following coding sequences:
- a CDS encoding GAF domain-containing SpoIIE family protein phosphatase has protein sequence MRRYDILDTPPDGAYDRVAAMAARLFKVPVATVTIVDEDRIWFKAAHGLEGVGEISREPGLCGSAVLADDTLVIPDTLADPVACNNGLVTGPMGVRFYAAAPIITHDGHRLGTVNILDVKPRSITEEDTRTLADLAAIVLDELEMRLAALKALRVEQERRREQEEARARAERDKASIEAFAATLQRTLLPPALPVVPGLELACHYATASPQDVGGDFYDVFPLDAGRWVFFLGDVCGKGPEAAAVTSLTRYTLRAAALIDPDPDTVLTALNSALLLDPADGTRYCTAVFGLLQPHEDGGFTVTVATGGHPPIYHLPAPTSQPVHPQAIRPQGGMLIGALAEARFASTTFRLAPGEALLLYTDGLTEARTENGDMLDEEGLTAFLTERTGPASATALVEDTITLIDTFPHGAGDDVALLALSVPAADADVNAVAATAHTIAPAGPTPEKHP, from the coding sequence GTGCGCCGGTACGACATCCTCGATACCCCGCCGGATGGGGCGTACGACCGGGTGGCGGCGATGGCGGCCCGTTTGTTCAAGGTGCCGGTGGCGACCGTGACGATCGTGGACGAGGATCGGATCTGGTTCAAGGCCGCCCACGGTCTGGAGGGCGTCGGCGAGATCAGCCGGGAGCCGGGCCTTTGCGGCTCGGCGGTCCTCGCCGACGACACCCTGGTCATCCCCGACACTCTCGCCGACCCCGTCGCCTGCAACAACGGGCTGGTCACCGGTCCGATGGGCGTCAGGTTCTACGCCGCCGCCCCGATCATCACCCACGACGGGCACCGGCTGGGCACGGTGAACATCCTCGACGTCAAGCCGCGCTCGATCACCGAGGAGGACACCCGCACGCTCGCCGACCTCGCGGCGATCGTCCTGGACGAGCTGGAGATGCGGCTCGCGGCCCTGAAGGCCCTGCGCGTCGAGCAGGAGCGGCGCAGGGAGCAGGAGGAGGCCCGGGCACGGGCCGAGCGAGACAAGGCGTCGATCGAGGCGTTCGCCGCCACCTTGCAGCGCACCCTGCTGCCGCCGGCGCTGCCGGTGGTTCCGGGGCTGGAGCTGGCCTGCCACTACGCCACCGCCTCTCCGCAGGACGTGGGCGGCGACTTCTACGACGTCTTCCCCCTGGACGCGGGGCGCTGGGTGTTCTTCCTCGGGGACGTGTGCGGCAAAGGCCCCGAGGCCGCCGCCGTGACCTCCCTGACCCGCTACACCCTGCGGGCCGCCGCGCTGATCGACCCCGACCCCGACACCGTCCTGACCGCGCTCAACAGCGCGCTGCTGCTGGACCCCGCGGACGGCACCCGCTACTGCACAGCCGTCTTCGGCCTCCTTCAGCCGCACGAAGACGGAGGGTTCACCGTGACGGTGGCCACCGGCGGACACCCGCCGATCTACCACCTGCCCGCTCCCACGAGCCAACCCGTACACCCGCAGGCCATCCGTCCCCAGGGCGGCATGCTCATCGGCGCCCTCGCCGAGGCACGCTTCGCCTCCACCACCTTCCGCCTCGCACCCGGCGAGGCACTGCTGCTCTACACCGACGGGCTGACCGAAGCCCGCACCGAAAACGGCGACATGCTCGACGAGGAGGGCCTGACCGCCTTCCTCACCGAACGCACCGGGCCCGCCAGCGCGACAGCGCTCGTAGAGGACACCATCACCCTCATCGACACCTTCCCCCACGGCGCCGGCGACGACGTCGCCCTGCTGGCCCTGTCCGTCCCCGCAGCCGACGCCGACGTGAACGCGGTGGCCGCCACCGCCCACACCATCGCCCCCGCCGGCCCGACGCCGGAGAAGCACCCGTGA
- a CDS encoding MerR family transcriptional regulator, translating to MTTRLTPAAAADRTGVSLDTLRYYEREGLIGPIRRSTGGRREYTEDDLFWIGLVTCFRDAGLGIADLRAFVAMLRAEHSAQERVAFLRERRATLEQRVAALRRALEVLDDKIAYYS from the coding sequence GTGACCACCCGCCTCACCCCTGCAGCAGCGGCCGACCGCACCGGTGTCTCCCTCGACACACTGCGCTACTACGAGCGTGAAGGGCTCATCGGCCCTATTCGGCGCTCCACCGGCGGGCGCCGGGAGTACACCGAGGACGATCTCTTCTGGATCGGCCTGGTCACGTGCTTTCGTGACGCCGGCCTCGGCATAGCGGACCTGCGGGCGTTCGTCGCCATGCTGCGCGCCGAGCATTCTGCGCAGGAGCGGGTCGCCTTCCTCCGCGAGCGCCGTGCCACCCTGGAGCAGCGCGTGGCGGCGCTGCGCCGGGCCCTGGAGGTCCTCGACGACAAGATCGCCTACTACAGCTGA
- a CDS encoding aldo/keto reductase, producing the protein MRGMDTNTTDPQIVLGTMDFGTRVGPDEAFAVLDAFVGGGGVWLDTANCYSFWVDPSGVGGASERVIGAWLRARPGARDAVRIATKVRHNPLVPHSWPQSAEGLSAPAIRTGVEGSLGRLGVDHVDLLWAHAEDRTVPLEETVGAFGELVAKGTALRVGAANHAAWRVERARSLAQEQGVEAWTALQLRHSLVQPRPLTPLAESGHRLLTDEDLDFAQSQGLTTWSYSSLMWGSYVRADKPLPPTYDHPGTTRVLSVLDDVANELTATRNQIVLAWLMRRGIDPIVGVSRVEQIEEALAARRVQLDDEHLARFAEAR; encoded by the coding sequence ATGAGGGGCATGGATACCAACACCACTGACCCCCAGATCGTCCTGGGGACGATGGACTTCGGCACCCGCGTCGGCCCGGACGAGGCTTTCGCGGTCCTCGATGCCTTCGTCGGCGGAGGTGGCGTCTGGCTCGACACCGCGAACTGCTATTCCTTCTGGGTTGATCCGAGTGGCGTCGGCGGTGCCAGCGAGCGTGTCATCGGCGCGTGGCTCCGCGCCCGCCCCGGCGCGCGCGACGCGGTGCGGATCGCGACGAAGGTCCGGCATAACCCGCTCGTCCCGCACTCCTGGCCACAGAGCGCCGAAGGACTTTCCGCCCCTGCCATACGCACTGGTGTTGAGGGAAGCCTGGGGCGTCTCGGAGTCGATCACGTCGATCTCCTCTGGGCTCATGCCGAGGACCGCACCGTGCCGCTGGAGGAGACCGTTGGCGCCTTCGGCGAGCTGGTCGCGAAGGGAACGGCTCTACGGGTTGGGGCGGCGAATCATGCTGCCTGGCGCGTCGAGCGCGCCCGGTCACTCGCCCAGGAGCAGGGCGTGGAAGCGTGGACGGCCCTGCAACTGCGCCACTCACTCGTCCAGCCGCGCCCACTGACCCCCCTCGCGGAGAGTGGCCATCGCCTGCTCACTGACGAGGATCTGGACTTCGCGCAGTCGCAGGGGCTCACCACGTGGTCGTACAGCTCGCTGATGTGGGGTTCCTACGTGCGCGCAGACAAGCCACTTCCACCCACTTATGATCACCCGGGTACCACCCGGGTGCTCTCGGTCCTAGACGATGTGGCCAATGAGCTGACGGCCACGAGGAACCAGATCGTCCTCGCGTGGCTGATGCGCCGGGGGATCGACCCCATCGTCGGCGTGAGCCGGGTGGAGCAGATCGAGGAGGCGCTCGCCGCACGCCGTGTGCAGCTCGACGACGAGCACCTGGCGCGCTTCGCCGAAGCGCGGTAG
- a CDS encoding SDR family oxidoreductase: MSGIDGKVVAITGASSGIGEATALLLAERGAKIVLGARRPERLEALAARIEKAGGEAAWARTDVTRHEDLSGLVKLARDRYGKLDVLVSNAGVGLISRLDDLRVQDWEEMIDVNLKGVLYGIAAALPIFREQGFGHFVNTVSTAGLRIVPLQSVYAGTKNAVRTISEGLRQEAGDSLRVTVVSPGAVRTDFAERMDPAVKDQIDKMMEIALSPDAVARAIAFAIEQPDGVDVGDIVIRPTAQG, encoded by the coding sequence ATGTCGGGAATCGACGGCAAAGTCGTGGCGATCACGGGCGCCAGCAGCGGCATCGGTGAGGCGACCGCGCTCCTGCTCGCCGAGCGCGGCGCGAAGATCGTCCTCGGGGCACGCCGTCCGGAACGCCTTGAGGCCCTGGCCGCCCGCATCGAAAAGGCCGGCGGTGAAGCCGCCTGGGCGCGTACGGACGTGACGCGACACGAGGACCTTTCCGGCCTCGTCAAGCTGGCACGCGATCGATACGGCAAGCTCGACGTCCTCGTCAGCAATGCCGGGGTCGGTCTGATCTCCCGCCTGGATGACCTGCGCGTCCAGGACTGGGAGGAGATGATCGACGTCAACCTCAAAGGGGTCCTGTACGGGATCGCCGCAGCCCTTCCCATCTTCCGGGAGCAGGGCTTCGGACACTTCGTCAACACCGTGTCCACCGCCGGACTGCGCATCGTGCCGCTCCAGTCGGTGTACGCCGGCACGAAGAACGCCGTGCGCACCATCTCCGAGGGCCTGCGCCAGGAGGCCGGGGACAGCCTGCGCGTGACCGTCGTCTCGCCCGGCGCCGTCCGTACGGACTTCGCAGAGCGCATGGATCCGGCCGTGAAGGACCAGATCGACAAGATGATGGAGATCGCTCTCTCGCCGGACGCGGTGGCCCGCGCCATCGCCTTCGCCATCGAGCAGCCGGACGGTGTTGACGTAGGTGACATCGTCATTCGCCCCACCGCCCAGGGATAG
- a CDS encoding TetR/AcrR family transcriptional regulator, producing MARDTGRPLRADAQRNRDKILAAAVRVFTEQGLNAHFERVAKEAGVGTGTLYRNFPTREALIEAAYRNEVARLCDAVPGLLAAMSPPEALRAWTRRFIDYATAKLGMADALRAVVNSGTNPYADSHEMIQAALASLMDANTAAGTIRSDISPTDMFAALAGIALTSAKPEQREQAERLLDLTLDGLRTAPSRLPDD from the coding sequence ATGGCCCGGGACACGGGACGCCCGCTGAGGGCTGACGCGCAACGCAACCGCGACAAGATCCTGGCCGCCGCGGTGCGTGTGTTCACTGAGCAGGGACTGAACGCGCATTTCGAACGCGTCGCCAAGGAAGCGGGTGTGGGAACCGGCACCCTCTACCGCAACTTCCCGACCAGGGAAGCTCTGATCGAGGCGGCGTACCGCAACGAAGTGGCCCGGCTGTGCGACGCCGTCCCCGGCCTCCTTGCGGCGATGTCGCCCCCCGAGGCTCTGCGAGCCTGGACCCGCCGCTTCATCGACTATGCCACCGCCAAACTCGGCATGGCCGACGCCCTGCGAGCCGTTGTCAACTCGGGGACCAATCCCTACGCCGACAGCCACGAGATGATTCAGGCCGCCCTGGCCTCCCTCATGGACGCCAATACCGCTGCCGGAACGATCCGGTCAGACATCAGCCCGACCGACATGTTCGCCGCCCTCGCTGGTATCGCCCTCACCTCGGCCAAGCCCGAGCAGCGAGAGCAGGCCGAACGCCTCCTCGACCTCACCCTGGACGGGCTGAGAACCGCGCCCTCAAGGCTTCCGGACGACTGA
- a CDS encoding helix-turn-helix domain-containing protein, with product MTSVALAVVDGMPLFELAIPCTIFGPGNPEAVGAGYELTVCAPPGAMIGGWLRAEAPHRLEDLVKADTVIVPACDEAMDRPPTDLVEAVRAAHERGARVASICTGAFVLAAAGLLAGRRATTHWMYAPRLAESYPDVEVDSDVLYIDDGDVLTAAGQAAGIDLCLHMVRTDHGAATANRLARRLVVAPHRAGGQAQFVATPLPGPDDAAPGAGRHDLAGLLERTLERLDEPVTVAVLARRAGMSPRHFTRRFAAVTGTSPLQWLLTQRVRRAQELLEVTDDSVDRIAERVGIGTPTTLRRHFHRIVGVSPIAYRRAFTEARGLRPPTAQPTPPPSDAAVTGTTALGAHTPARTAPPPAAPTVPPTARTP from the coding sequence ATGACTTCCGTGGCCCTGGCCGTAGTCGACGGGATGCCCCTGTTCGAGCTGGCCATCCCGTGCACGATCTTCGGCCCCGGCAACCCGGAGGCGGTTGGCGCGGGCTACGAGCTGACCGTCTGCGCCCCGCCCGGCGCCATGATCGGCGGCTGGCTGCGCGCCGAGGCCCCGCACCGGCTGGAGGACCTGGTGAAGGCCGACACGGTGATCGTGCCCGCCTGCGACGAGGCCATGGACCGCCCGCCCACCGACCTGGTGGAGGCCGTCCGCGCGGCCCACGAGCGGGGCGCGCGCGTCGCCTCGATCTGCACGGGCGCGTTCGTGCTGGCCGCCGCCGGACTGCTCGCCGGCCGCCGCGCCACCACCCACTGGATGTACGCGCCGAGGCTGGCCGAGAGCTACCCGGACGTCGAGGTGGATTCCGACGTGCTCTACATCGACGACGGCGACGTGCTGACGGCGGCGGGACAGGCGGCGGGGATCGACCTGTGCCTGCACATGGTGCGTACCGACCACGGGGCCGCCACGGCCAACCGGCTCGCGCGGCGGCTGGTGGTGGCCCCACACCGGGCCGGCGGCCAGGCCCAGTTCGTCGCGACCCCACTGCCCGGCCCGGACGACGCCGCGCCCGGTGCCGGCCGGCACGACCTGGCCGGACTGCTGGAACGGACGCTGGAGCGGCTGGACGAGCCGGTCACGGTCGCGGTCCTGGCCCGCAGGGCCGGGATGAGCCCACGCCACTTCACCCGCCGGTTCGCCGCCGTCACCGGCACCAGCCCCTTGCAGTGGCTGCTCACCCAACGCGTCCGCCGCGCTCAGGAACTGCTGGAGGTGACGGACGACAGCGTCGACCGGATCGCGGAGCGCGTGGGCATCGGCACCCCGACGACCCTGCGCCGACACTTCCACCGCATCGTCGGCGTCTCCCCCATCGCCTACCGCCGCGCGTTCACCGAGGCCCGCGGCCTGCGCCCACCCACCGCCCAGCCCACCCCACCACCGAGCGACGCCGCCGTGACCGGAACCACCGCACTCGGGGCACACACCCCCGCCCGCACCGCACCACCGCCAGCCGCTCCGACCGTCCCCCCGACGGCCCGCACGCCCTGA
- a CDS encoding MFS transporter yields the protein MTDQTTRVDREPPASRARPPGVGGRAWLAIALGVAAVGWGANQFAPLLLMYRSELGVSTATVQATYALYAIGLIPGLLLGGPLSDRYGRRRMLAPALGVSALASVLLMLADSGLAWLFVGRLVAGVASGAAFSAGTAWIKELTVHGSGQDAHIGARRATIGMTTGFAVGPLVAGLLAQWAPHPIVSSYVPHVLLALVALPLVLRAPETRQAEADTVLWARPRLSRESGRRFRLVVVPLAPWVFGASSIALAYLPGLVREELGDDALLFSAVVTALTMVAGILVQPLARRVSRPDKPYLVATALGIVVVGLVLGAIAATDARWWLIAAAALVLGAGYGCCLVYGLMEVQRMAGPENLGRLTAIFQAIAYLGFGAPYLLAVAEHALSVSELLVLTAVLAALTLLWTTYRVVREPARAPEGRSVAPSAPEAARAGTDASPAAHGARGPADRGRG from the coding sequence ATGACCGATCAGACAACGCGTGTGGACCGTGAACCACCGGCGAGTCGGGCCCGGCCTCCCGGGGTCGGCGGGCGCGCCTGGCTGGCGATCGCCCTGGGGGTCGCCGCCGTCGGCTGGGGAGCCAACCAGTTCGCGCCGCTGCTGCTGATGTACCGCTCCGAGCTGGGCGTTTCCACGGCGACGGTGCAGGCCACGTACGCCCTCTACGCGATCGGGCTGATCCCGGGACTGCTGCTGGGCGGCCCGCTGTCCGACCGGTACGGGCGCCGTCGCATGCTGGCACCCGCGCTGGGCGTCTCGGCGCTGGCCAGCGTCCTGCTGATGTTGGCGGACTCGGGGTTGGCCTGGCTGTTCGTCGGGCGGCTGGTCGCCGGCGTCGCCAGCGGGGCGGCGTTCAGCGCCGGCACCGCGTGGATCAAGGAGTTGACGGTCCACGGCTCCGGCCAGGACGCCCACATCGGAGCCCGGCGCGCGACGATCGGCATGACCACCGGCTTCGCGGTGGGTCCGCTCGTCGCCGGGCTGCTGGCGCAGTGGGCGCCGCACCCGATCGTCAGCTCCTACGTCCCGCATGTGCTGCTCGCCCTCGTCGCCCTGCCGCTGGTGCTGCGCGCCCCGGAGACCCGGCAGGCCGAGGCGGACACCGTGTTGTGGGCCCGGCCGCGCCTGTCGCGGGAGAGTGGTCGCCGCTTCCGCCTCGTGGTGGTGCCGCTGGCCCCGTGGGTCTTCGGCGCGTCCTCGATCGCGCTCGCCTACCTGCCCGGCCTGGTGCGCGAGGAGCTTGGCGATGACGCGCTGCTGTTCAGCGCGGTGGTCACCGCCCTGACCATGGTCGCCGGCATCCTCGTCCAGCCGCTCGCGCGCCGGGTCAGCCGCCCCGACAAGCCGTACCTGGTCGCCACCGCGCTGGGCATCGTGGTGGTCGGTCTGGTGCTCGGCGCGATCGCCGCCACGGACGCGCGCTGGTGGCTGATCGCGGCGGCGGCGCTCGTACTGGGCGCGGGGTACGGCTGCTGCCTGGTGTACGGCCTGATGGAGGTGCAGCGCATGGCGGGCCCGGAGAACCTGGGCAGGCTGACCGCCATCTTCCAGGCCATCGCCTACCTCGGCTTCGGCGCGCCGTACCTGCTGGCGGTCGCCGAACACGCCCTTTCCGTCAGCGAGTTGCTGGTGCTGACCGCCGTTCTCGCGGCCCTCACCCTCCTCTGGACCACCTATCGGGTCGTGCGCGAGCCCGCCCGCGCCCCGGAGGGGCGGAGCGTCGCACCGTCCGCCCCCGAGGCCGCCCGGGCCGGTACCGACGCGTCCCCGGCCGCGCACGGGGCGCGCGGCCCGGCCGACCGGGGGCGCGGCTGA
- a CDS encoding sulfotransferase, translating to MSGAVPEEKPRVLYITGMMRCGSTFVGNVLNEMPGAIHIGERYFLWKNALLRDGTNTLCGCGRDLLECEVWSGRLRDPGGWKARRLWDLQQRFLRTRHTAPRLAELRGHRRPPPEVAELGDAIADTLRGTAEASGAPLVIDSSKNAADAAVLAGRPDLDVRLLHLVRDPRATVTSYLAPKDYLERMSAARTLSYWAAFNVASEAVGAALGDERYLRLRYEDFTRAPRAVIDEIARFAGAKDTSAIDFVSDRSVVLGTNHTVTGNPDRLQQGTTEIRTTERWRETMSAPGRVAAYAGVAPLMLRYGYHR from the coding sequence GTGAGCGGCGCGGTGCCGGAGGAGAAGCCGCGCGTCCTGTACATCACGGGCATGATGCGGTGCGGCAGCACGTTCGTCGGCAACGTCCTGAACGAGATGCCCGGCGCGATCCACATCGGCGAGCGGTACTTCCTGTGGAAGAACGCGCTGCTCAGGGACGGCACGAACACCCTGTGCGGCTGCGGCCGCGACCTGCTGGAGTGCGAGGTGTGGTCCGGGCGGCTGCGGGACCCCGGCGGCTGGAAGGCCCGCCGGCTGTGGGACCTGCAACAGCGCTTCCTGCGCACCCGGCACACCGCGCCCCGGCTGGCGGAGCTGCGCGGCCACCGCCGCCCGCCGCCCGAGGTCGCGGAGCTGGGCGACGCGATAGCCGACACCCTGCGCGGGACCGCCGAAGCCAGCGGCGCCCCGCTGGTCATCGACAGCTCCAAGAACGCGGCCGACGCCGCCGTGCTCGCCGGGCGCCCGGACCTCGACGTCCGGCTGCTGCACCTGGTACGCGACCCACGGGCCACGGTGACCTCGTACCTGGCGCCCAAGGACTACCTGGAGCGAATGAGCGCGGCGCGGACCCTGTCCTACTGGGCCGCGTTCAACGTGGCGTCGGAGGCCGTCGGCGCCGCGCTGGGCGACGAGCGCTACCTGCGGCTGCGGTACGAGGACTTCACGCGCGCCCCGCGCGCGGTCATCGACGAGATCGCCCGGTTCGCCGGGGCCAAGGACACCTCGGCGATCGACTTCGTCTCCGACCGGTCCGTGGTGCTCGGCACCAACCACACGGTCACCGGCAACCCCGACCGCCTCCAGCAGGGCACGACCGAGATCAGGACGACCGAACGGTGGCGGGAGACCATGTCGGCGCCAGGCCGGGTGGCCGCCTACGCCGGCGTGGCGCCGCTGATGCTCAGGTACGGGTACCACCGGTAG
- a CDS encoding family 3 encapsulin nanocompartment shell protein, which translates to MTKENAMTTQPLGSEIEIAYEDANNENLTPGEDFARAVAARTDEDEVVVPFQAYLPASFPLLKTRPRYMVRHLLKVGRVRDGNGAYLEEFTHTDRGPSGTAYQATPESTFGSTLRTARFTDVEMTLNVPVDFVRRPGLLASFIDYRMFVRMWTQENEILLYGSKDGHVEGLMNMKGLRRRTGSGDLHRELSLAACEVEETGGSCDGVVVHPELYWLAAESGFLDRFRSAGVTVSRTRMMPRGKALLADFRAGATLLNPGVSTLTLSKDPEAADRRVITARTRMGLAVHVPQHFLLYSHEG; encoded by the coding sequence ATGACGAAGGAGAACGCGATGACCACCCAGCCCCTGGGCAGCGAGATCGAGATCGCCTACGAGGACGCGAACAACGAGAACCTCACCCCCGGCGAGGACTTCGCGCGGGCCGTCGCCGCGCGGACCGACGAGGACGAGGTCGTCGTCCCGTTCCAGGCGTACCTGCCCGCCTCGTTCCCGCTGCTGAAGACCCGCCCGCGCTACATGGTGCGGCACCTGCTGAAGGTGGGCCGGGTCCGCGACGGGAACGGCGCCTACCTGGAGGAGTTCACCCACACCGACCGGGGCCCCAGCGGCACGGCCTACCAGGCGACGCCGGAGTCCACCTTCGGCTCCACGCTGCGCACGGCGCGGTTCACCGACGTGGAGATGACGCTGAACGTGCCGGTGGACTTCGTCCGCAGGCCCGGGCTGCTGGCCAGCTTCATCGACTACCGGATGTTCGTGCGCATGTGGACGCAGGAGAACGAGATACTCCTGTACGGCAGCAAGGATGGCCACGTCGAGGGCCTGATGAACATGAAGGGGCTGCGTAGGCGGACCGGCAGCGGGGACCTCCACCGCGAACTGTCCCTCGCGGCCTGCGAGGTGGAGGAGACCGGCGGCTCCTGCGACGGCGTCGTCGTCCACCCGGAGCTGTACTGGCTGGCCGCCGAGAGCGGATTCCTGGACCGGTTCCGCAGCGCGGGCGTGACGGTGTCGCGCACCAGGATGATGCCGCGCGGCAAGGCGCTGCTCGCGGACTTCCGGGCCGGGGCGACCCTGCTGAACCCGGGCGTGTCCACGCTGACCCTCAGCAAGGATCCGGAGGCGGCGGACCGCCGCGTGATCACCGCCCGCACCAGGATGGGGCTGGCGGTGCACGTGCCGCAGCACTTCCTGCTGTACAGCCACGAGGGGTGA
- a CDS encoding transaldolase family protein has protein sequence MTTLQGYYGTTPIPCPLDEVDDADLSVLEKLQRANASAEIWWDSPPLDFPAWRDTVLDRAPDPVLRARWARHFERFMALDDPEHSLVRGVTTNPSLVAKSVLNAPRKWSREVRRQATQQRKFDAESVFRLIYRGVVAQSSHAMLPLWQHTDGRYGWVSAQLDPRLMFDWRGMLAEALTLTEVNPNVMVKVPGTPAGYVVIKELVSRGVSINNTLTYTVPQFLECVRAVEEGRAVAERAGIGTDRWRAVITHMIGRFGSQGDLLKEAEEYGVELGPLDVRWAEVAVLKQITRLLGDGGHPVKMLLSSLEVEDPAADTGVLSMHLEQTAGADIVYTCKPAFVEAVTRREAELARFDPEAIRRPVPADVLARLNRLPYFRCAVEPGGMRPDQFADHGAFATTRTEVHRNTCRLVDFVKHQIDELPVGVRGG, from the coding sequence GTGACCACGCTCCAGGGTTACTACGGCACCACGCCCATCCCGTGTCCGCTCGACGAGGTCGACGACGCTGACCTGAGCGTCCTGGAGAAGCTCCAGCGGGCGAACGCGTCCGCCGAGATCTGGTGGGACTCCCCGCCACTGGACTTCCCCGCCTGGCGGGACACCGTCCTTGACCGCGCCCCCGACCCGGTACTGCGGGCCCGGTGGGCCCGGCACTTCGAACGGTTCATGGCTTTGGACGACCCGGAGCACTCGCTGGTGCGCGGGGTGACGACCAACCCCTCGCTGGTGGCCAAGAGCGTGCTGAACGCGCCGCGGAAGTGGTCGCGCGAGGTGCGGCGGCAGGCCACGCAGCAACGGAAGTTCGACGCCGAGTCGGTGTTCCGGCTCATCTACCGGGGGGTCGTCGCCCAGTCCTCGCACGCGATGCTGCCGCTGTGGCAGCACACCGACGGCCGGTACGGGTGGGTCTCCGCCCAGCTCGACCCGCGGCTGATGTTCGACTGGCGCGGCATGCTCGCCGAGGCCCTGACGCTGACCGAGGTGAACCCCAACGTGATGGTCAAGGTGCCGGGCACACCCGCCGGTTACGTGGTCATCAAGGAGCTGGTCAGCCGGGGCGTCTCGATCAACAACACGCTCACCTACACCGTGCCGCAGTTCCTTGAGTGCGTGCGGGCGGTGGAGGAGGGGCGCGCGGTGGCGGAGCGCGCCGGGATCGGCACCGACCGCTGGCGCGCCGTGATCACCCACATGATCGGCCGCTTCGGCTCCCAGGGCGACCTGCTCAAGGAGGCCGAGGAGTACGGGGTGGAGCTGGGCCCGCTGGACGTGCGCTGGGCCGAGGTGGCGGTGCTGAAGCAGATCACCCGGTTGCTCGGCGACGGGGGCCACCCGGTGAAGATGCTGCTGTCCAGCCTGGAGGTGGAGGACCCCGCGGCGGACACCGGCGTGCTGAGCATGCACCTGGAGCAGACCGCCGGCGCGGACATCGTCTACACCTGCAAGCCCGCCTTCGTGGAGGCGGTCACGCGGCGCGAGGCGGAGCTGGCCCGGTTCGACCCGGAGGCCATCCGGCGCCCGGTCCCCGCCGACGTGCTGGCCCGGCTCAACCGGCTGCCGTACTTCCGGTGCGCCGTCGAGCCGGGTGGCATGCGGCCCGACCAGTTCGCCGACCACGGCGCCTTCGCCACCACCCGTACCGAGGTGCACCGGAACACCTGCCGCCTCGTCGACTTCGTCAAGCACCAGATCGACGAGCTGCCGGTCGGCGTGCGCGGCGGCTGA
- a CDS encoding HAD-IA family hydrolase: MSDHLVVFDCDGVLVDSETLSARVMRDMAQELGVTFAGDAALAMIQGRKVAEWVAELGGLAGRPVSDTFVPEFRSRCAAAFDRELVAVDGVEELLSGLDLAFCCASSAPLEKIRHVLGRTGLLRHLRPEHLYSAYEIGVWKPDPGLFLHAARAHSVPPQRCAVVEDSTPGVRAGLRAGMTVFGYAPNGVAAFAEEGVTVFHSMRELPDLLRRWHAALPGVTTPVKEVCR; encoded by the coding sequence ATGTCCGATCACTTAGTTGTCTTCGACTGCGACGGAGTGCTGGTGGACAGCGAGACGCTGTCCGCCCGGGTCATGCGGGACATGGCCCAGGAGCTGGGCGTGACCTTCGCCGGCGATGCCGCGCTCGCGATGATCCAGGGGCGCAAGGTCGCCGAATGGGTGGCGGAACTGGGCGGGCTGGCCGGCCGGCCCGTGTCCGACACCTTCGTACCGGAGTTCCGCAGCCGATGCGCGGCGGCTTTCGACCGCGAACTCGTCGCCGTCGACGGGGTCGAGGAGCTGCTGTCCGGTCTCGACCTGGCGTTCTGTTGCGCCTCCAGCGCCCCGCTGGAGAAGATCCGGCACGTCCTGGGCCGCACCGGCCTGTTGCGCCACCTGCGCCCCGAGCACCTCTACAGCGCCTACGAGATCGGGGTCTGGAAGCCGGACCCGGGGCTGTTCCTGCACGCCGCCCGGGCCCACAGTGTCCCGCCACAGCGGTGCGCGGTGGTGGAGGACAGCACACCGGGCGTCCGGGCGGGCCTGCGCGCCGGCATGACGGTGTTCGGTTACGCGCCGAACGGCGTCGCGGCCTTCGCCGAGGAGGGCGTCACGGTGTTCCACTCCATGCGGGAGCTGCCGGACCTGCTGCGGCGCTGGCACGCGGCGCTCCCCGGCGTCACCACGCCCGTGAAGGAGGTGTGCCGGTGA